DNA from Brassica napus cultivar Da-Ae chromosome C4, Da-Ae, whole genome shotgun sequence:
CATGCTTAAATAACTGTTTAACTAGCAATTATAATTATTGAAGGGAAGCATGATTCTTTTTCACCTGGGTTCTCGAGGACAGAAAACCAAGTACTCGTCCCGAACTTCATCTGTAACTCTTTGAAGCCGCCTTGTGTCTTGGTTCATCATCACCCACTTGCTGAGAGACCCATGTAACATTTGTCAAACAAAAACAAGCTCAGGTTCCAGAATAATGCATACATCTATATATCTAAATAAGCAACGTATATGGGAGTTACTGTTGCGCGACTAATGTCAGTGATTTGCATTAGTACATTGATTGATGGCAGATAACAAATGAATTTATGAATAGTAACAAAGCTTTTTGGCAAACCTTGTAGCACGTCCAATAACTTCATTTGTAGCAGAGTCCCTTAGAATCCAATCACGTCTCGTTCCAATCCTTCCTTCACTCTGGCACCATGTCTCTATCTCAACAACATCACTCCTGTTAACCAAGTAAGAATAAGCTTTGAGGTTTACAAACTCCGACCTCCAAAAGTGTcctaagaaaagaaaataccaAGCTGGATATTTGTAGATCTCAATGTGCATTCTTGCAGTGACCCATATGAGATGCAATTTCCTCATGGTGAGTGTTGTGGCAAATCCATCCGTCGAGAATCCACACTTCTGAACATGGTTACACGCCacctcctatatatatatatattttcatgctTAACAATTAAAATCAAGACATAACCACACCAGATGGTTTAACAATTAAACGCATACACTAAACTTAGATCACATTAGAACAATAGTTTAACATCAAGACATAACCACACCAGATGGTTTAACAACCAAACGCATACACtaaacttagaaaaaaaaatgtgattcGAACCTGTAAGAGATTAGCAATTGTCTCGACGGTGGCGGTTTTGTTAATCCCAACCTCATAGCTTCTAACAATGAACTTCTCTTTGTACGAATAACCATCTTCCATCAATCGACCAGCTCGTAACCGATCCGCCGGTGTACACGAATTAACAGGGCTGATGCTTCCCTGATCCGCGGAGATAACTGCCCGTAGAGGATCTAAAGCCGGCTTCCTTAGCTGAGAAGACGAGACGGCGATGGTACGGCGATTAACCGGGATGAAAAGGGAGGAAtcggagaagaaggagaaggtgTGTAAGTTGTTAGTCACATTACACGAAAGCTTCAACATTTTTGATGccctttttttttatggttccTGAGGTTTTGGTTTATAGAAGAAGAATCAGGGATCTGTGTGTTGTATCTGAAGCTCGATGTTAACGAGGAAGGTGGAGATTAGTAAAATACGATATTGCCATTAAAAAGCTGGTTGTTTCGCCAATTGGCAATGACGCATGTGTGGTGAGAATAAGAAAGCTCTGTTTTGATCTTTCGTGACCTCTTCACCGCTCTATTTATTATAGTTGACTACAACTTTTTGTATCCATCAAAAATTGAAAtgtatttactttttttcttttgaacaacGAAgtgtatatactttttttttttaacgcccGAATAATTATgctaatacaaaaaatattacagaTGATTCTACAGTCGATAATTTCACCTGCCGTATGAGGATTCACGCCTGACTGCACTGAGTCGCTATATGGAATCCATGCTTGACGGTACTCCTTGCGCCATGCTTCAGAtctcttgtaagttttttctACTTTAATTCGTATAACTCTGCATTCTCCGAGAATCAAAACTCAGACCTCTTGGCGTAGAAACATTAATGAACCCTTGGTCAAACCATTGGACCAGGACCAAGGGGGCTTCCACCCGAACCGTATATACATGATACATGGGAAATGAGCTTTACATTCTTTAACTATTTTCAGTCTGACAtctttaatacaaatataatttgTGGGATATATTTCAACAAATTGTTATCTGTGTAAAATGATCTTACAAACTTGTAATAAATGAGTTACAATACAAAGTTTGTATTAAGAAATGGTATtggataattttctttttagtcaaaaaagaaaagaaatggtattgaacatgtaaaatataattatataaactttcACACTCAAATATTTTGACTGCAACTTTTTGTATCCATAAATTTTGATGTATATGCACcgtagcaaaaaaaaatgtatatacatattacattgaaaatgattttaaaatactttaaaaatatgaatGGTGACTAGAGAATGAAGAAAAATAATGCATTCTTTAATattcttaataaattttaccattcataaaaatagttttttctttctattttttctcattctttttattgtaaagaaatatataacaaatttattatttactaaatatgataaagaaTCATTATTCCTCATCGTtcctataattttattcttttctgTTTCTTTCCTATTTGTTTTCAATGTTCATGTGTTGGTTACAAGTTagactcaatattttttatgtatattttaatacttAAATATTGTGTGcacaaatttattatttaactaattatttatattaaaatattcaacCAAGACCATATCAATAAAGGCaacaaaaaattaacattttaccggctaaatattttaattatattttgtgcaGTCAACGACTAATTAGAAAATTAATTTGTGTATACAATATTTGAGTATTAACTATGCAATTAGAGATACTTCAAAATAAACGAGTAATTTTTCTTTGGTATTCATATAAGCTTAAATCATTAACagcaatttaaaaaatatatatatttaagttactaagttttgtcatatataaaataatatgacaCGAATACATATGCATTGTGTTGTTGATGCACAACAAACGATTGCATAAACCATAGATCCAAAACCATCTGGAAATGATCTGAAACACAAAATAAATGAGTAACATACAAAAGTTTGTATTGAATAATACttaacatgaaaatatataattatataaattttcatacTTCACACTATTTATTTGTttccaagaaaagaaaagaaaaacaagaaagctCTGTTTTGATTTCGCACGTGACCTCATCACCGCTCTATTTATTATATCTAGGGCATCTCCAATGGTTGCTTTATTTTCAGCTTCAAAAgtgcattttatttaaaatgaagCAAAAAATGAAACACATCTCCTCCAATAGTTTGTTTCATTTCTTTCTTGTAAAATGAATATTCCAAATATATTTCATGTCcattttatcattaattattaataacatcttatacattttcatatttagtaattttacccaagtgttttgttttaataataatctaacataattattatttaatataaatcaaatattatcatattaaaatattactacataacataaataaacaaacacaaaacgccatattttgtaaaaaagacatcttatatatattttttctttaaatgattaataaaagtGTTTAGAAGTAAAATGTGATATTCTTTatcttcaattatttttaaacgaattaaaatttatattctcaTGTTTTTCAGTATAAATATCTAATTAGATGAATAgaattgtcaaaattttaaaattgattggataatattgacatatataatttatttcggTAAAagatagaaacaaacaaaaggtaaagaccaatttataatttagaaagTTCAGCTTCAAAAATGAAGCAATGAACAGTAttgcttcaaatttgaagtCATAATGTTCATTGCTTCATTTTGAAACAAGAAATGAAGCACCATTGGAGCAAAATTTGCTTCAAAATgaagtaaaaagtaaaaaatgaagCATCATTGAAAATGGTCTTAGTATTTTATGTTTGGAATTACTGTAGTGGTGAGTCGGGTGGTCTGTCCAGACCTAACGAGTGAAACAAAATTGGAGATTATTCGCAGATTAATTAGGgataaatttaagtattttctatcttttgtgaatgtattttctattttttgttcaAAGTGAATATATTTATACACACTAAGCGATTTACAGAATGATACCAAGGCTGTAACTAGATGTTAATAAAAGGACTAAGTGGAATTAAAAGAATGATAATTATTGG
Protein-coding regions in this window:
- the LOC106436191 gene encoding oleoyl-acyl carrier protein thioesterase 2, chloroplastic codes for the protein MLKLSCNVTNNLHTFSFFSDSSLFIPVNRRTIAVSSSQLRKPALDPLRAVISADQGSISPVNSCTPADRLRAGRLMEDGYSYKEKFIVRSYEVGINKTATVETIANLLQEVACNHVQKCGFSTDGFATTLTMRKLHLIWVTARMHIEIYKYPAWSDVVEIETWCQSEGRIGTRRDWILRDSATNEVIGRATSKWVMMNQDTRRLQRVTDEVRDEYLVFCPREPRLAFPEENNSSLKKIPKLEDPAQYSMLELKPRRADLDMNQHVNNVTYIGWVLESIPQEIIDTHELQVITLDYRRECQQDDIVDSLTTSEIPDDPISKFTGTNGSAMSSIQGHNESQFLHMLRLSENGQEINRGRTQWRKKSSR